A single region of the Vicia villosa cultivar HV-30 ecotype Madison, WI linkage group LG4, Vvil1.0, whole genome shotgun sequence genome encodes:
- the LOC131597095 gene encoding uncharacterized protein LOC131597095: MVGTKQVETEYGKSMKAGVVVEQIMDAWSRITNSSTKELYADYIIQFQKVCERYPDLLKYVENTILDKVKGKFVCAWNDNGRHLGNTTSNRVVSAHASLKNWLANSKGDLCRDWESINLMIKNQHNERQTTFGRSITVLEHRFKDNILYSQLIGNVSWAGLNYIFYEAKRGEVVGSDSVKCGFTISKTYGLLCAPIITKNIELGEEIRMKEVIPHWKRLIFYDDGCIEGEK; encoded by the coding sequence ATGGTAGGGACGAAACAAGTAGAGACCGAATATGGGAAATCAATGAAGGCCGGTGTGGTTGTTGAACAAATAATGGACGCATGGAGTCGGATTACAAATTCTTCGACAAAAGAATTATACGCCGATTATATCATTCAATTTCAGAAAGTGTGTGAAAGGTATCctgatttattgaaatatgttgaaaacACCATTCTTGATAAGGTGAAGGGGAAGTTTGTATGTGCATGGAATGATAATGGCAGACACCTTGGGAATACAACCAGCAATAGAGTCGTGTCGGCACATGCTAGTTTGAAAAATTGGTTGGCTAATAGCAAGGGTGACTTGTGTCGAGATTGGGAATCTATAAATCTCATGATTAAAAACCAACACAATGAGAGACAAACAACATTTGGTCGGAGCATTACGGTGTTGGAACATCGATTCAAGGACAACATACTTTATTCTCAATTGATCGGCAATGTGTCTTGGGCCGGGTTGAACTATATTTTTTACGAGGCTAAACGAGGTGAAGTTGTAGGTTCCGATAGCGTAAAGTGTGGTTTTACTATTTCTAAAACGTATGGTCTCCTGTGTGCGCCTATTATTACTAAAAATATAGAACTAGGTGAGGAAATAAGAATGAAAGAAGTTATCCCTCATTGGAAAAGACTTATTTTTTATGATGATGGTTGCATCGAAGGAGAAAAATAA